The nucleotide window GTCAAGTGTAACGACGCGTGATTGACAGCGAGAGGTGACGACTGCCTATTCCCGtggagagggggaggaagacCACGGATCGAACATGGGGTGACGTGAAGGAGGAGAGCTCCTCGCCACGTTGGAGAAGAGAAAGtgtctttcatttaaaaaagctgaTGAGAGGCTGAAGGAAGAGCCCCAGCGTTCCCAGTACACACACCGTCACGAACACCCACAGGAAGATCCTGTCGATGACCATGGCCACGTATTTCCAGTCGTCTTCCACCTTTTGAGGAGAAAGTCAAGTCAGTGCAGCTTGTTGAATTGAGAAGCATTATATGTACATTTAACTAACAAATCTAGGTGACTTTTGGGCATTTTGGAACGTGAAAACTGTGAAATTATTGTCACATTTTTTGAAAATCGACTGTCCATTTTGCTAAAGATTTCCACGAAATGTTGTTGATAGGAACGGGAtggcaaggattttttttcaaccgtTTCCACCAGCGTACCGTGAGAAATTGCGTTCAACTCGCCTTTCGTGACGGTAGGGTTGTTCATCGTTAAGCTAATAAAGCAGTCCAGTCTGCTATGCAACTGGGACAGCGCACGTGTACTGAATAAATGTCAGGCTATTTTGGTGGCTAAGCATGAAAGTGTACCGATTGTGTCAACACTCGGGCTCGGGTACTGTATTTTGTTAGCTGAAAAGCATTGGTGTGTGCGGTGTGTAGTGTACTCTTTGATCCGTCAGGTGTGTACAATCGGATCAAGGCTGCTGTGGCCGTAATGCTTTTGTCGTGTGCAAAGAGGAGCCGGCGTGGCTATCCTCCGCAGCCAGATCGCGGCGTTACAAAGAGAAGATGGCGCAACAAACATATCAGGCCCATCCAGAGTGTGAGGACGAGATAGGAGAGGGTCTTTGAAAAAGGGGCTTACGTTCCTTTTATAGCTCATAACACTACggacagaaacacacacacacaaaagtacATGCAAGGTTTTACGCAGTGTGTATTTGTCTGGTTCTCTAATGAGGGCGGTATTCTTAGACCCAAAGTCAATTGAGAATGTATTTTTGCTCTGATGTTGTTGCTTAAAATGTTTAGGAGTGCTAGCAAAAGgtcacattttaaaatcttGTGGCAATCCTTTGAAAGTAGTACAAAATCAACTTTGCAtgcacgtgaccggacgtttcgtcgaacggacgtttggtagaacggacgtttggtagaacggacgtttggtacaacggacgtttggtacaacggacgtttggtacaacggacgtttggtacaacggacgtttggtacaacggacgtttggtacaacggacgtttggtacaacggacgtttggtacaacggacgtttggtacaacggacgtttggtacaacggacgtttggtacaacggacgtttggtacaacgggttcgcatgcaattgatagattttaatattgggtgaatagggatttaatgacaattttcttaacATTGAGTAAATAGGGTTTgggttaaataaatgaaagtcttgtgactcaaacctcgggactcgcgaacccagcgaccaaacgtccattctaccaaatgtcccttctaccaaacgtccggtctaccaaacgtccggtctaccaaacgtccggtcgaccaaacgtccggtcgaccaaacgtccggggaccaaacgtccggggaccaaacgtctttcgacgaaacgtccgagtaccttgcatgtatatgtaaattTAGGCTTAGGAAATTATTCATAAAAGtatgaaacaacaacaaattgatTTTCGCATCAAAGACCTTCTCACCTCTTTGGCTTTGTTGCGGGTCCTCATGTTCTCCGCGATATACTTGACGCTCTCGATGGCCTGCTTGACCTCCGGCGAAATGACGGAGAACGCCACCAATGCGTTGACTTGGGAGGGGGAGTTTAAGGCCCTGGGCAGTTTGGGCAACTCGGACTCTGGGGGTCTCTGGGTCTGGGGGCCCTGAGATGACGGGGTGACCTTTGGCGGAGGAACAGGGGTCGGGACCTCCTTCCCTCTGTAGGGACATCTTCTGTTCATATCCCGCTTAATGTCACGGTTCATCTCGCCATATTCGATGCAGTTCATGGAGCTGCTCAACGAGGAGGCCCCGCCCCCACCTGGGTCCAGCGGCGAGCACGCCACCCCCCCAGTGATGCCTCCGACGCTCACACTGGCGCTGCTCCCGacactgttttttctttttttgccgccGCCGGCGCTCGCCCCGCCTCCCGTCCCCGCCGCGGCGCCGGACGAGTCGCCCTGGCCTTGGTCGATGGGCCGCCTCATCAGCATCACCCTCGGCAGCACGCCCAGGAACACGGAGCGCACCCACTCGGGCATGGTGTGAGTCATGGGGGTGCGGTAGTGGACGTTCAACACGAAGACGGTGATGACGATGCTGAGCGTGACGAAAATCATGGTGAAGAGGAGGTACTCGCCGATCAGCGGGATGACCAACGACGTGGAGGGGATGGTCTCCGTGATGACCAGGAGGAAGACGGTGAGCGAGAGCAGGACGGAAATGCACAGGGTGACCTTCTCGCCACAGTCGGAAGGCAGGTAGAAGACCAGCACGGTGAGGAAGGAGATGAGGAGGCAAGGGATGATCAGGTTGATGGTGTAGAAGAGCGGCAGGCGGCGGATGTAGAAGGAGTAGGTGATGTCTGGGTAGATCTCCTCGCAGCAGTTATACTTGATGTCGTGCTTGTAACCGGGGGCATCGATGATTTCCCATTCTCCGCTTTCCCAGAAGTCCTTGAGGTTCACCTGCGTCGTGGCAAATTTGCATCAAAATGGAAGGTCGTTTCGAAAAACCCTCCGATc belongs to Stigmatopora argus isolate UIUO_Sarg chromosome 9, RoL_Sarg_1.0, whole genome shotgun sequence and includes:
- the LOC144082609 gene encoding neuronal acetylcholine receptor subunit alpha-3-like; translation: MILPVETSVVLLLVLLAARGCFTFKGEDRLFRRLFRRYNQFIRPVENVSDPVTVEFEVSISQLVKVDEVNQIMETNLWLRHVWNDYKLRWIPVEYEGIEFIRVPSNKIWRPDIVLYNNAVGDFLVEDKTKALLKFDGTITWVPPAIFKSSCPMDITYFPFDYQNCSMKFGSWTYDKAKIDLVLIGSKVNLKDFWESGEWEIIDAPGYKHDIKYNCCEEIYPDITYSFYIRRLPLFYTINLIIPCLLISFLTVLVFYLPSDCGEKVTLCISVLLSLTVFLLVITETIPSTSLVIPLIGEYLLFTMIFVTLSIVITVFVLNVHYRTPMTHTMPEWVRSVFLGVLPRVMLMRRPIDQGQGDSSGAAAGTGGGASAGGGKKRKNSVGSSASVSVGGITGGVACSPLDPGGGGASSLSSSMNCIEYGEMNRDIKRDMNRRCPYRGKEVPTPVPPPKVTPSSQGPQTQRPPESELPKLPRALNSPSQVNALVAFSVISPEVKQAIESVKYIAENMRTRNKAKEVEDDWKYVAMVIDRIFLWVFVTVCVLGTLGLFLQPLISFFK